The Sinorhizobium fredii USDA 257 region CGTAGCAAGCCCGCGGACCGGTGCAATTGACATGCCCCCAATACTCCTCCTGCTGCGGATGCTCCTGCGGATCGCCGTAGATCTCGCTCGTCGAGGCCTGGAGGAACCTGGCACCGTGGCGTGCGGCAAGCCGCAGCAGATTTCCGGTTCCGGTCACGCTGGTCATCATCGTATGGATCGGGTCGGCCTGGTAGGACGGCGGCGAGGCGGGGCAAGCGAGATTGTAGATCGCGTCGAGCGGCTCATCGCTGGTGATCTCGTCGCAGACATCCTGTTCGACCATGGTGAAGTACGGGTTGCGCTGAAGGCCGGCGACATTGGCCGGGGATCCCGTCAGATAGCTGTCGAGGCAGATCACCCGATTGCCGGCAGCAAGCAGGGCTGAACAAAGGTGGGACCCGACGAAGCCGGCCCCGCCGGCAACGAGGATGACCTTCCCGCGATTTGCTCCGTTTCTCTTTGCCATAGGCCGTTCTCCTTTCGGTTTATACCCGAAGCCGCCGCTCGGAATGTCTCGTGGCGAGATCAGTCTTGGGTGCGATGCTTTCGATGGCCTCGACGAAGGTTCCGGCGCGCACCGCAGCGCTGTGCGCGTTTGCGACACGCTGATAGGCGTTGTCGGCGATGGCCTTGCACCGACGATCGTCGAAGCTCGTCAGTGCTGCGACGACGTCGTCGCTGCTGCGCGCGATGATCGCGGCCTGTTCGGGCGGGAAGAAACTGTCGATGCCCTCCCACCAATCGCTGATCAGGGGTGTGCCGCAGGCGGCCGCCTCGAAGAGCCGCACGCTCGGCGACCAGCCTGCCGCGACCATGTCGGCACGCGTCACGTTCAGCGTGAACCGCTGGCGGCTGTAGAATTCGGCGTGTTCGGCAGGCGGCAGATGCTCGATGCGCTCCACATTTCCCGGCCAATCGATCTGGGGGGGATAGTTCGGGCCGGCAACGACGAAGCGCATTTCCGGCAATCGCCGCGCCGGCTCGATCAGCAGGCGCTCGAGCGTCGGTTGCCGGTCGGGGCTGAAGGTTCCGAGATAGCCGAGATCCCATTCTCTCGGCGCACCGGTATTGCGATAGATGTCCAGATCGACGGCGCAGTAGAGCGGCATCGGTCGCCTCGCCCCGAACTCGCCGCGAAGCCGATCGAGCATCTGGCCGCCCGAAAAAGAGAAGTAGAGATCGAAGAACGGCACCTGCCGCCGAGCCACATATTCCTCGTCGCCGCGCCCGAGCTTTGCGAGCGTCACCGGCGTGTCGATGTCGTAGAAGCACAGCCGCCTCGGACCGAGATCGACGACCGCGTCGATCACCTCGACACCATCCGGCACGTACGAGCCGATGATCACGGCGTCGGCACGAGCCAGCCTGCCGGCATGCAGCGTGAGCAGCTCGTCGACGCTCCCATAAAGGACAAGCTCGCAGAAGTCCGGCTCGGTCAGGTCGCGGTGGCGCGCGTACCAGGGCACGTCGCATTCCAGGAAAGTCACCCGATGGCCGGCCGCGTGGACACCCCGAAGCAGCGCTCGAAACGTCGTCGCATGGCCGTTGCCCCAGGAGGAGGAGAGCGAGAGGCCCAGAATGGCGATGTCGAGCGGACGGCTCATTCGGCTGCCTCCACCCGGCGCGGCCGGTCGCGAAGAATACGGTCCACCTCCGCGGCACGATGCGCATAGGTATGTTCGCCGAGAACCCGTGCGAGCGCTCGCTCGCCGATCTGCTTCGCACGGGCAGGAGTCAGGTCCCGCATCAGCTCCACCACGTCCTGGCCGTCGCGGGCGACCAGCACCTCCTCTCCCGGCTTCAGGAAGAGTTCGATGCCTTCCCAGGCGTCGGTGATCAGACAGGCGCCGGCACCTGCCGCCTCGAAGACGCGGGTTGCCGGCGAAAACCCGTTCTGCGCCATGCTGTCGCGCGAAATATTGAGCACTGCATGCGGCGTCGCGTTGAAGGCGTTGTGATCGGCCGTCGGGACATGGCCGATATAGGCGACGTTTGCGGGCAGCAGCTTGTCGTGCCAGCCGGCCCCGCCGAGCAAGAATCGCCGGTTGCCGAGTTGGGCCGCGGGCGCAAGGAAGAAGGCTTCCACCCGCGCCTCGCGATCCGGCAGTCGATTGCCGAGGAAGGCAAGATCGGCAGCAAAGCGCGGATCCGCCGAAACGCGATGATGCGTCTCCGGGTCGACGGCATTATAGATCGGAACGCATTGGCGGGCGCCAAGCGCGCGATAGGACCTGACGACCGGATCGCCGCCGCCATAGGTCAACACGAAATCGAGCGAAGGCAGTGCGCGCCGCAGCGGATGATCGGGGGAGGCTCGGAGCTCCTGAAGCGTGGCGGGCGCGTCGACATCCCAGAAGATTTTGAGCGCGCTTGGGCGTGCCGCCGACATCACTTCTTCAAGCAGCAGATCGTCCTCGAAACCGACACCGCTCGCCTTGATGACGATGTCGGCCTCGGCCGCCCATGCTGCGGTCCGCTTCAGCGCCGCAATCGTGCCCTCGTAGACGACCACCTTGCACCAGTCCGGCGGATCGATGTCGCGGTGCATCTGCCGATCATAGACGTCCGGTTCATAGAAAGTGATTTCATAGTTCCGCGCGGCCAGCGCCCGCAGCAGGCCGCGGTAATAGGTGGCCGCACCGTTCCAATAGGCCGAAACGAGGCTCGATCCATAAAAGGCAATTCTCATAACGCGGCCTCCTTCGTCGTGACGCCGTCACTCGCTGCGCTTTTCGGTCTATAGGAAGCGACTATGTGGAGAAGTTCGTCGACGCGATGCGCACAGGTGTGGCGTTTCCGGATCGTTTCCAGTCCGCTCGCCGTCAGTTCCTCAGCGAAAGCCGGTTCGGAGAGCACCTGGCACAGCAGGCGCGTCATCTCTTCTCCGCTTTGAGCGAACAAGAAGTCTCTGCCGGCGCGGAAAAGCCCCTCGGCATCGTTCCAGGGCGCCGAGATTAGCGGAATGCCGCAGGCAAGCGCCTCGAAAACGCGGATGGTCGGTATGCCGGGCAGCGCCTCCACATAGGGTCGCCGCGGAATGTGCACCGTCGCCCGGTGCTCGGCGAAAATGCGGGGGACCTCGGCGTTGGCGACCCAGCCGCCATAGGCGATTCCCGCCGCCCGCAGCGCCTTCAGTGCGGCGCCTGGATACCTGACGCCCCGCACTCTCGTCCTCAGCTTCAGTCGTCGCGCCGGCTCGACGAGGAAGGAGGCGATCTCCGCGCTGCGCTCGTCGTCACCCCAATTGCCGATCCAGACGAGATCGCCAGTCTTCTCGACCTCCGGCATCGGGCGAAACAACGAGGTGTCGGCGGCCTCATGCCAGGTGAAGACATGCCTGCCCCAGCCGGCGCTGAGATAGCGCTCGCGCAGCGGCTCGCCGAAAGCCAGGACGAAATCGTAGTCGGTAAAATCAAGCCGGGCAATCTCGCGCCGCTGAGTGACGGCCCGATGATGCGTGTCGTGAAAAGCGAGCGTGAAACGGCCGCCATCGCGACGGATGCGTCCGAGCCGGGCGATCAAGGCCGGCTCGG contains the following coding sequences:
- a CDS encoding CgeB family protein, producing MRIAFYGSSLVSAYWNGAATYYRGLLRALAARNYEITFYEPDVYDRQMHRDIDPPDWCKVVVYEGTIAALKRTAAWAAEADIVIKASGVGFEDDLLLEEVMSAARPSALKIFWDVDAPATLQELRASPDHPLRRALPSLDFVLTYGGGDPVVRSYRALGARQCVPIYNAVDPETHHRVSADPRFAADLAFLGNRLPDREARVEAFFLAPAAQLGNRRFLLGGAGWHDKLLPANVAYIGHVPTADHNAFNATPHAVLNISRDSMAQNGFSPATRVFEAAGAGACLITDAWEGIELFLKPGEEVLVARDGQDVVELMRDLTPARAKQIGERALARVLGEHTYAHRAAEVDRILRDRPRRVEAAE
- a CDS encoding CgeB family protein, which produces MSRPLDIAILGLSLSSSWGNGHATTFRALLRGVHAAGHRVTFLECDVPWYARHRDLTEPDFCELVLYGSVDELLTLHAGRLARADAVIIGSYVPDGVEVIDAVVDLGPRRLCFYDIDTPVTLAKLGRGDEEYVARRQVPFFDLYFSFSGGQMLDRLRGEFGARRPMPLYCAVDLDIYRNTGAPREWDLGYLGTFSPDRQPTLERLLIEPARRLPEMRFVVAGPNYPPQIDWPGNVERIEHLPPAEHAEFYSRQRFTLNVTRADMVAAGWSPSVRLFEAAACGTPLISDWWEGIDSFFPPEQAAIIARSSDDVVAALTSFDDRRCKAIADNAYQRVANAHSAAVRAGTFVEAIESIAPKTDLATRHSERRLRV
- a CDS encoding CgeB family protein; amino-acid sequence: MRFLFYTQSLVSDWNHGNAHFLRGVMRELLSRGHEATALEPSNSWSRLNLIADQGVGPIAAFGKHFPELRAESYDANFDHEAAIGEADVVVVHEWTEPALIARLGRIRRDGGRFTLAFHDTHHRAVTQRREIARLDFTDYDFVLAFGEPLRERYLSAGWGRHVFTWHEAADTSLFRPMPEVEKTGDLVWIGNWGDDERSAEIASFLVEPARRLKLRTRVRGVRYPGAALKALRAAGIAYGGWVANAEVPRIFAEHRATVHIPRRPYVEALPGIPTIRVFEALACGIPLISAPWNDAEGLFRAGRDFLFAQSGEEMTRLLCQVLSEPAFAEELTASGLETIRKRHTCAHRVDELLHIVASYRPKSAASDGVTTKEAAL